The following coding sequences lie in one Spirosoma sp. KUDC1026 genomic window:
- a CDS encoding DUF2024 family protein, whose product MQVSVYDTYVTRTDGAVMHFDILVPSTLSSPVTIHAYGQAYLSTKGQAGQPLTAKECRFCHIEQATQEIEANITSQGFHIIEMQGC is encoded by the coding sequence ATGCAAGTTTCTGTTTATGATACCTACGTTACCCGCACCGACGGGGCGGTTATGCATTTCGATATTCTCGTGCCATCCACGTTATCCAGCCCGGTAACGATCCATGCGTACGGACAAGCTTACCTATCAACAAAAGGCCAGGCTGGGCAACCCCTGACCGCCAAAGAATGCCGCTTCTGTCATATTGAACAGGCTACCCAGGAGATAGAGGCTAATATCACTAGTCAGGGCTTTCACATCATTGAAATGCAGGGCTGCTGA
- a CDS encoding alginate O-acetyltransferase AlgX-related protein gives MTNRSKDSYLMVQDVLPEREHKSKSGKRGHRSSKAFLLSAGFFLILTAPLIDQWAGLSAGFKSTEKRILTPFPRFDFPHVKTFIVQFDQYYKENFGWRNALFYQYSQWKYKVMSSSPLPEKVIAGKNGWFYPGNSMGRVAEQHRGLLTISGDTLVSVARRLNVLQDSLSRQGSKLYVLVAPDSYTIYPENLPDYFPKEKRVSNFDRFKTYMKQHSTVPVIDVRKELVDAKSDHVVYCQTDTHWNDYGALLTTLSAIDRIRQDFPYLVKPDLANYTVTSQKGVGGDLVTMLALNSEVSDSVSYKIKPAGFLQARNTEINDKYYGLPSQRFIREGKSAAQLPKMLLIGDSFSYSMDQFMAGHFRESYMVRSHKFDLNLAKTEHPDIVLIEIVERNIGLLGLL, from the coding sequence GTGACAAACCGAAGCAAAGATTCTTACCTGATGGTGCAAGACGTATTGCCTGAGAGAGAGCATAAATCGAAATCGGGCAAAAGAGGACATAGGAGTTCGAAAGCGTTTTTACTTAGTGCTGGTTTTTTTCTGATACTGACAGCGCCACTGATCGATCAGTGGGCGGGGTTATCCGCGGGATTCAAGAGTACGGAAAAGCGAATCCTGACTCCCTTTCCCCGGTTTGACTTCCCGCACGTAAAAACGTTTATCGTCCAGTTCGACCAGTATTACAAAGAGAATTTTGGCTGGCGAAACGCGCTGTTTTACCAGTACAGCCAGTGGAAATATAAAGTCATGTCATCGTCGCCCTTACCCGAAAAGGTGATCGCGGGGAAGAACGGCTGGTTTTATCCCGGCAACAGCATGGGCCGGGTTGCTGAACAGCACCGGGGTTTGCTGACGATTTCCGGGGACACACTGGTATCCGTTGCCCGGCGCCTGAACGTTCTTCAGGATAGCCTGAGCAGGCAGGGCAGCAAACTCTACGTACTGGTTGCCCCCGATTCGTACACCATCTACCCGGAAAATCTGCCCGACTATTTCCCCAAAGAAAAGCGGGTGTCAAACTTCGACCGGTTCAAGACGTATATGAAGCAGCACTCAACGGTTCCGGTGATCGACGTTCGGAAAGAACTGGTTGATGCCAAATCCGACCACGTTGTCTACTGCCAGACCGATACGCACTGGAACGACTATGGGGCGTTGCTGACTACGCTGAGCGCCATCGATCGTATTCGCCAGGATTTTCCATACCTGGTTAAACCCGATCTGGCAAACTATACCGTAACGTCCCAGAAAGGTGTGGGTGGGGATCTGGTGACGATGCTGGCTTTGAACAGCGAGGTAAGCGACTCGGTAAGTTATAAAATCAAACCAGCCGGATTTCTACAAGCCCGAAATACTGAAATCAACGATAAGTATTACGGATTGCCGTCGCAACGTTTTATTCGCGAAGGAAAAAGTGCTGCTCAACTACCCAAAATGCTGTTGATCGGTGATTCGTTCAGCTACTCTATGGATCAGTTCATGGCAGGTCACTTCAGGGAGTCGTACATGGTACGTAGTCATAAATTTGACCTGAATCTGGCCAAAACCGAACATCCTGATATCGTTCTGATTGAAATCGTTGAGCGTAATATTGGCCTGTTGGGGCTGCTGTAA
- a CDS encoding hexameric tyrosine-coordinated heme protein: protein MDTITLIPSNSLLTPTPEEGRQLAIKMARLIIKATQPDEQKRSQLRDVYANDAMMLIAIGQTVATEFATIAAANNYWQSK from the coding sequence ATGGACACGATCACCCTGATTCCCAGCAACAGTCTGCTAACGCCCACCCCAGAAGAAGGTCGGCAACTGGCGATCAAAATGGCCCGGCTCATCATCAAAGCAACCCAACCCGATGAGCAGAAACGGAGTCAACTCCGGGACGTGTACGCCAATGATGCGATGATGCTGATCGCCATTGGACAGACCGTCGCTACTGAGTTTGCGACTATTGCAGCGGCAAATAATTACTGGCAATCGAAATGA